From Mucilaginibacter rubeus, a single genomic window includes:
- a CDS encoding helix-turn-helix domain-containing protein: MKDIPVHQLHERTNSGFEIKHFESGEEDLKKPPMGAHRDDHYLFFLVENGAASLMIDFNEIHFCENTLYYILPGQVHHRINNEIASGWYVAIDTQHIPSDFRNIFENQLFLQQPYQLNDNELKQYQQILCLLREKNAEDSDNAFFLPVLQSLIQSFTGMAAATFSNVYTPEKQLSRPAQISHQFKKLLLRNVRTVKGPSAYAGMLNVSESYLNEVLKKTTGFPVSYWITQEVMLEAKRLLYYSGLNVKEIAHTLGYDDHTYFSRLFKKSACITPLEFRDKHRK; encoded by the coding sequence ATGAAAGATATACCTGTACACCAGTTACATGAACGAACAAACTCGGGATTTGAGATCAAGCACTTTGAAAGTGGTGAAGAAGATTTGAAAAAGCCACCTATGGGCGCACATCGCGATGATCATTACCTGTTTTTCCTGGTTGAAAACGGCGCAGCGTCATTAATGATTGATTTTAACGAGATCCATTTTTGCGAAAACACCCTTTACTATATTTTGCCGGGGCAAGTACATCACAGGATAAATAACGAAATTGCCAGCGGCTGGTATGTAGCTATCGACACACAACACATTCCGTCCGACTTCCGTAATATTTTTGAGAACCAGCTTTTTTTGCAACAGCCTTATCAACTTAACGATAATGAATTGAAGCAATACCAGCAGATCCTTTGTCTGTTGCGCGAAAAAAATGCCGAGGATAGCGACAACGCTTTCTTTTTGCCGGTTTTACAATCGCTCATACAATCCTTTACCGGTATGGCGGCGGCTACTTTTAGCAATGTATATACGCCCGAAAAGCAACTCTCCCGTCCCGCGCAAATTTCGCATCAGTTTAAAAAGCTTTTGCTTAGAAACGTTCGTACTGTTAAAGGCCCATCGGCATATGCAGGCATGCTCAACGTGTCGGAATCATACCTTAACGAAGTATTAAAGAAAACAACCGGTTTCCCGGTAAGTTACTGGATAACCCAGGAAGTAATGCTGGAAGCAAAAAGGCTATTGTATTACAGCGGGCTCAACGTAAAGGAAATTGCGCATACGCTGGGTTATGATGATCATACTTATTTTTCGAGACTGTTTAAAAAATCGGCATGCATTACTCCGCTTGAATTTAGAGACAAACACCGCAAATAA
- a CDS encoding DUF6686 family protein has product MCDAKILSQKGTSVVSRCSECQCIFIWHHNLILSFTPEQFIQFKNFTIDLEFSDHSFPFPDGQERVVMRTPVNDIQLTFTVDEWEDFHASMDEAIYMQEIYAMVEGGK; this is encoded by the coding sequence ATGTGCGATGCTAAAATACTCAGCCAAAAGGGAACATCGGTAGTAAGCCGCTGCTCCGAATGCCAATGCATATTTATATGGCACCATAACCTGATCCTTAGCTTTACACCGGAGCAATTCATCCAGTTTAAAAATTTCACTATCGATCTTGAATTCAGCGACCATTCCTTTCCTTTTCCTGATGGACAGGAGCGCGTAGTAATGCGTACGCCGGTTAATGATATACAGCTTACTTTTACCGTTGATGAATGGGAAGATTTTCATGCCTCGATGGATGAAGCCATTTATATGCAGGAAATTTACGCGATGGTAGAAGGCGGCAAGTAA